The Magallana gigas chromosome 6, xbMagGiga1.1, whole genome shotgun sequence genome includes the window AAAACAAACATGTCAGACCGAGACGGTGACCcaaattttgtgtttaatttcCATGTTCAGTGACttctgaataatatttgatttaaaaggaCTTGgctaatttgtttttcataacattgtttatttgtattacATAGTACAGGTATGTATAGATTCATCATACATGTTACTGATAGGATGAATTATGATATGCCTAATGTCAGATGTAAATACATGGTACATGGTATATGAACAGATAAGGTTAAAATGGTTAGATACTGCTGTTCACATTATATGGTTGTTCCAAGTATGTTtcagtagtacatgtataggtgTCTCTTTGTAATAACACATTGTGGTATTCATCATCATAAGTAGATATTCTTCTGACTAGTCAAATTTTTTACaacagttataaaaaaaattaatgtatgcTTCCATTTTGACATTTACAGAGCGTTAGATTCAGCAGTAATATTTGtagataaagaaaaatacaCTGACATAGCATCCTTGTAAAAATTATGTAATCTATTCCAGTAATATAGAAAATTATTCAGTCTTATTTGGAAAGTATAACCTTGGCCATTCGTATGTTTCAGAGTTTGAGACAGGGACACCAGCATGTTTAAAGTTGCGGCCAAGTTTGTCCATGTGACCAATGATGGGGTGAGGGTGGCCCGGCGAGCGGTGGGGACCTACACGCGGTACGCCTACTTCTCCCTCACCGACAGGAAGGGGAGACAACATGGAGAGGGCTCGCTGAAGAACATCAGGCCCTACGAACCCAAGTATGACTTGGAGTATGACTCTCCGGAGGACTACCTCCTCTCACAGGTTAGAGAAATCAGTGTATTTAAGCTGTTCTGCTGTTTAATTCTATTAGCAATATTCAAGGTATCTTAGAAAACTTTGTTTAATATGTACTGGtaattaatatctttttttttttttttttagagtttcTTGTAATTATGAATCATTTTGCAATATGATCTTCAACCTATGTGAAAaataatggattttttttttaatgcttgaCCAAAAGCACTATATATTAAGATGATTAAATTTCAATGTCAGACTACCAATTTTTGCattagaattgaaaataaattgtaacTATGAACTTGTAAAGCTGTGATAAAACATTCTTGCTTAAACCAATGTTGCATTTAAAATACATCAATTTACAGTAAAAGccacaaaaaatgtttcatttctcAGGCCCTGCTGCATCAGGTTAAATTATTTgcctctgattattttttttttggccatattgtatattaaatatctCAATTTTAAGTTGAAATAAGATATTAAACTAGTCCTTATTGTAAACcttgcaataaaaataaaatacacggCAGctgtataaaatttttaaatttctggtTGAGATtcaaaagattaattttttttagcttgaaaaacaagtacatgtattcaccagctgacattttttttttcatcagtggAGCACCAACCCCTGGCCCTACTTATACTACCGGGTACTGATGGCGTGTTATTTTGTCTTCATGGTATTCTACACAGCCATCGTAGGGACACTGAAAGCCAAAATGCTGATCATGCTTACTTACTGGTCATTCTACATCCTGACCGCTTGCCAGATTCTCAGGGCCGTCAACGTATGGCACTTCATCCAACTCAAGAACCGCAATCATGGTCAGTTGTCATTTATGTGGGCAAGATAATCATCAAAGTGCAATAAGTTGTTAAATCCTTATTTGGTTTggtatttaaacattaatgttgcaatgttatgtgatgaaaaattgaaagaataccaatgtataattttaaagaagtacatgtactacgtaattcattaatgaaaaaaagagagaataGCATCTTATAAGGAATTTACATTACAAATTCTGATTTACAGATATTCAGGAAAAGTTGAAAGGAAGTCGTAGAATCAAATGTCAGTGGCTGTTGTATAACCTAAGTGCAGGGTCTGCTCCTATAGTAACCTTCTTGTTCTGGACTATCGCTTATGATGGTGGGTAGATTTGAATGCAGTCTTAACTGATGAAtactttgattaatttttatgctaatgataatttttattcattaatttttatgctaatgataattttaattcataacaaacatttcattcGTAACACAGTAAGTTTGATGTATTTACAATACATACGATTGATTACGACATGCATATGtttcatcaaataaaacatCCAATTGCTTAATGCAAGGTTAGATCTGATATCCTCTCTATTGATGATATCTTGAAAAATAGGTCTTTATGACGTCCCAtgtatcaagaattttttaatttattttttcttatttatatcgcaaaaaaataagaacacaCAGTTGAATTTCAGCATATGTAGTACTGTTCATAACTGGttcagtattttaaaaaaactgtaaaattgaaaaaaagaccaaataacaattaaaacatattaactGTACTTAATTGTTGCTAAATTTGCAACACaaaaccccctccccctccacaCACACAATAAACAGTATACAACTCTCTGTTGATGTTGCAGGTTCTGGGGTGACCTTTATCAATTGCTCAACACATGGTGCTAATGCTGCAGCTGTCTTCCTGGATCTGTGGATCACTCGGATGCCGATGCGGATGTTGCACATGGTCCATGGTGTGGCGTTTGGATTGGTTTATAGTGCCTTCTCCGTCTGCTACTGGTACCTCGGAGGGACCAATCAATATGGAGAACCATTTATATACAAAGTGCTCAACTATGGAGAATCCCCACTTAAAGCAGTCTATTACATCGTAGCTATTAGTTTTATAGTAGCCCCAGTTATACACAGCATGTTCTTCTTGCTATATAGGTTAAGGGTATTTTTGCATCGATTTCTGAAAGTGATGGATAAACGACATAAATGTGATGCAGATATTAAGGAGAATTAGATGTAGTTTGTATTTCTTTCTGGTCAATTTATGCGTACTGATTTGCCAGTCAATacttttttgtttaagtttgatgtttgtatttatatatatattagtaatTGAACATGGAATGTTGTATAcagtaaga containing:
- the LOC105323199 gene encoding protein rolling stone gives rise to the protein MFKVAAKFVHVTNDGVRVARRAVGTYTRYAYFSLTDRKGRQHGEGSLKNIRPYEPKYDLEYDSPEDYLLSQWSTNPWPYLYYRVLMACYFVFMVFYTAIVGTLKAKMLIMLTYWSFYILTACQILRAVNVWHFIQLKNRNHDIQEKLKGSRRIKCQWLLYNLSAGSAPIVTFLFWTIAYDGSGVTFINCSTHGANAAAVFLDLWITRMPMRMLHMVHGVAFGLVYSAFSVCYWYLGGTNQYGEPFIYKVLNYGESPLKAVYYIVAISFIVAPVIHSMFFLLYRLRVFLHRFLKVMDKRHKCDADIKEN